From the genome of Vicia villosa cultivar HV-30 ecotype Madison, WI linkage group LG2, Vvil1.0, whole genome shotgun sequence, one region includes:
- the LOC131651398 gene encoding putative F-box protein At1g67623 — protein MSSSEIKLEKKSNKSEDVSSSSIQSLPRDLLRDVIINVGSQSFVDLHKIKVCCKDFLEVAQESENIESLYREGLLKYFNYSNGNIDGLESLKIAAQKGHKEAIYVYGMILLCSEDHDSRKMGIEHMRFLRKSKCIMSSRRNVQNFIDSLWKNDGMLLRNQTPICNSQGMCHGWRVKDGRWSLLDDEDDDTKLCENCRWDYELDFFYKLLNVH, from the exons ATGTCATCATCAGAAATAAAATTAGAGAAGAAAAGTAATAAGAGTGAAGATGTGTCATCTTCCTCCATACAATCACTTCCAAGAGACTTACTACGTGACGTGATTATAAATGTAGGCTCTCAGTCTTTCGTTGATCTTCACAAAATAAAAGTATGTTGCAAAGACTTTCTCGAAGTTGCACAAGAAAG TGAAAATATTGAGAGCTTGTATAGAGAGGGATTACTTAAGTACTTTAATTATTCGAATGGAAATATTGACGGTCTTGAGAGCTTAAAGATTGCAGCTCAAAAAGGTCATAAGGAAGCGATATATGTATATGGAATGATTTTATTGTGTTCTGAAGATCACGACTCAAGAAAAATGGGAATTGAACATATGCGTTTTTTGAGAAAGTCGAAGTGTATTATGAGTTCAAGAAGGAATGTACAAAACTTCATAGACTCTTTGTGGAAAAATGATGGCATGCTGCTGCGCAATCAAACTCCCATATGCAACTCTCAGGGTATGTGTCATGGTTGGAGAGTCAAAGATGGTCGATGGTCTTTATTGGATGATGAAGACGATGATACAAAATTGTGTGAAAATTGTAGATGGGATTATGAATtagatttcttttataaattattGAATGTTCATTAG